From a region of the Falco peregrinus isolate bFalPer1 chromosome 5, bFalPer1.pri, whole genome shotgun sequence genome:
- the LOC101923722 gene encoding GTP-binding protein 10 isoform X1: MVRCGGAVLRKFGNFIDNLRVYVRGGTGGMGYPRLGGEGGRGGDVWFVARERTTLKSIRDRYPQKRFIAGAGANSSVQALKGEKGKDCEVHVPVGISVLCDDGKQIGELNAAGERLLAARGGLGGSLATNFLPCKGQRRTVRLDLKLIADVGLVGFPNAGKSSVLSKISHAKPEIANYAFTTIQPELGKIMYADYKQISVADLPGLIEGAHANKGMGHKFLKHVERTKQLLLVVDISGFQLSIKTQFRTAFETILLLTKELELYKEELTTKPALLAINKMDLPCAGDNLNELMEQLQHPQDFLHLLQEEMIPANTLEFKDIIPISTYTGEGIEELKACIRKYIDEEAEQENEEYRKKKLVLLQTSEEQMKRS; encoded by the exons ATGGTGCGGTGTGGGGGGGCGGTGCTGCGGAAG TTTGGCAACTTCATAGACAACTTACGGGTCTATGTGAGAGGAGGAACTGGTGGAATGGGTTATCCTCGTCTAGGcggggaaggaggaagaggcgGTGATGTCTGGTTTGTCGCCCGAGAAAGAACTACCTTAAAAAGCATTAGGGACAGGTATCCCCAGAAGCGATTTATAGCAGGAGCAGGAGCCAACAGCAG TGTTCAAGCACTAAaaggtgaaaaaggaaaagattgtGAAGTTCATGTGCCTGTGGGAATTTCGGTTCTTTGTGATGATGGCAAGCAGATTG GAGAGCTTaatgcagcaggagagagacTCCTAGCAGCTCGTGGAGGTCTTGGAGGCTCTTTGGCCACAAACTTCCTGCCTTGCAAAGGTCAGAGGCGAACTGTTCGTCTTGATTTGAAGCTTATAGCAGATGTTGGCTTAGTTGG GTTTCCAAATGCGGGAAAATCATCTGTGTTAAGCAAGATTTCTCATGCCAAACCTGAGATTGCAAATTATGCAT TTACAACTATACAGCCTGAACTAGGAAAGATCATGTATGCAGATTATAAGCAG atCTCAGTAGCTGATCTCCCAGGACTGATTGAAGGTGCGCATGCAAACAAAGGGATGGGCCACAAATTTCTCAAGCATGTAGAAAGAACCAAACAGCTTCTCTTAGTT GTTGATATTTCTGGGTTTCAGCTGTCTATTAAGACTCAGTTCAGAACAGCCTTTGAAACTATATTGCTCCTAACAAAG GAACTGGAGCTGTACAAAGAGGAACTTACAACTAAGCCTGCACTTCTTGCCATTAATAAAATGGATTTGCCTTGTGCAGGGGATAACTTGAATGAACTTATGGAACAGCTACAGCATCCTCAAG atttcttacACTTACTACAAGAAGAAATGATTCCTGCAAATACACTTGAATTCAAAGATATAATTCCTATATCTACATATACTGGAGAAGGAATTGAGGAACTGAAAGCATGTATAAGAAAATACATAGAtgaggaagcagagcaggaaaatgaagaatatCGGAAAAAGAAACTAGTACTTTTACAAACTTCAGAAGAACAAATGAAGAGAAGCTAG